Proteins from one Phaenicophaeus curvirostris isolate KB17595 chromosome 18, BPBGC_Pcur_1.0, whole genome shotgun sequence genomic window:
- the PFDN4 gene encoding prefoldin subunit 4, whose amino-acid sequence MAATMKKAAAEDVNVTFEDQQKINKFARNTSRITELKEEIEVKKKQLQNLEDACDDIMMLDDSDSLQIPYQIGDVFISHSQEETQEMLEEAKKSLQEEIEALESRVESIQRVLSDLKVQLYAKFGNNINLEAEDS is encoded by the exons ATGGCGGCCACCATGAAGAAGGCG GCTGCAGAAGACGTCAATGTTACTTTTGAAGATCAACAGAAAATTAACAAGTTTGCAAGAAATACTAGCAGGATCACAgagctgaaagaagaaatagaagtgaaaaag AAACAACTTCAGAATTTGGAAGATGCTTGTGATGACATCATGATGCTTGATGATAGTGATTCACTTCAGATACCTTACCAAATTGGAGATGTCTTCATCAGTCATTCCCAAGAGGAGACACAAGAGATGCTGGAGGAGGCAAAG aaaagtcTACAAGAAGAAATTGAAGCATTAGAATCCCGAGTGGAATCAATTCAGAGGGTGTTATCTGACTTGAAAGTTCAGCTTTATGCAAAGTTTGGAAATAACATAAATCTTGAGGCTGAGGACAGTTAA